In one window of Paraflavitalea soli DNA:
- a CDS encoding LysR family transcriptional regulator → MILNLEWLRTFKAIYEKETLTGAAQALYISQPGVSLHLNSLEAYTGYKLFDRSAKKMIPTERGKVLYNFVLEPISKLETAEELFYRSTKADRATISIGMCFETFQFTLEKHISSLPFNVIIKFGDYPQMIHDLDKGLLDLIITPHKDDQKKLEYQPFSKERIVLVCGSKTNLKSLTPLLKENNTRQVESWLKQQLWYSTAADMGHLKNFWQLNFKSNLDFKPNYIVPNISSIVRCLSGGQGFSVIPDFLCREEINSGKVKLVWEGNHVVENTLYFGTRKKTMYEKEINMVKDIFITQELLPATGR, encoded by the coding sequence ATGATACTTAATCTTGAATGGCTCCGGACCTTTAAGGCGATCTATGAGAAGGAAACACTTACAGGCGCCGCACAGGCCCTGTATATTTCCCAGCCCGGTGTAAGCCTGCACCTCAACTCATTGGAAGCCTATACAGGGTACAAGCTATTTGACCGCTCCGCCAAAAAGATGATCCCTACCGAGAGAGGAAAAGTGCTGTATAATTTTGTGCTGGAGCCCATTAGTAAACTGGAAACGGCTGAAGAACTTTTCTACAGGAGTACCAAGGCTGACAGAGCCACCATCAGCATCGGCATGTGTTTTGAAACATTCCAGTTCACCCTCGAGAAGCATATTTCTTCCCTGCCCTTCAATGTCATCATCAAGTTTGGAGACTATCCTCAAATGATACATGACCTCGACAAAGGTTTGCTCGACCTCATCATTACACCACACAAAGACGATCAGAAAAAACTGGAGTACCAGCCTTTCTCCAAAGAAAGGATTGTATTGGTCTGTGGTTCCAAGACCAATCTGAAGTCATTAACCCCGTTGCTAAAAGAAAATAATACCAGGCAGGTGGAAAGCTGGCTGAAGCAACAGTTATGGTACAGTACCGCTGCCGATATGGGCCACCTCAAAAACTTCTGGCAACTGAACTTTAAAAGCAACCTCGATTTCAAGCCCAACTATATTGTGCCCAATATCAGTTCCATCGTGCGTTGCTTAAGTGGGGGCCAGGGATTTTCTGTCATCCCCGACTTCTTATGCCGGGAGGAGATCAATTCCGGTAAAGTAAAACTGGTGTGGGAAGGGAATCATGTCGTGGAGAATACCCTCTACTTCGGCACGAGGAAGAAGACCATGTATGAAAAAGAGATCAACATGGTAAAGGATATATTCATAACACAAGAACTATTACCCGCAACCGGGAGGTAG
- a CDS encoding pyrroloquinoline quinone-dependent dehydrogenase gives MTIKALVCASLLLASNPYSYGQAPRKAAAVHPAGEWPAYGNDAGGMRYSPLNQVNDKNVASLKVAWTYQTGELGLYEGTEAMKKAAFEATPIMIGRTLYFSTPAARVFAVDAATGKEQWVYDPAINLHTGYSEVTSRGVSAWPAGGSDKGKGASRIFVATIDGRLIALDAKTGKPISSFGDRGTVDLNKGMGGTISVTSPPAIIGNTIIVGSAMGDNQRFDYPPGTVRAYDVITGALKWGWDPIPRDSTNKAWYTWNGPKAHKTGAANAWATLSVDAARDMVFVPTSSPSPDYYGGERLGQNLYGNSIVALRASTGKLVWYYQVVHHDLWDYDIAAQPVLTDIMKAGKKVPAVIVGTKMGHIFILDRTTGIPLFPVEERRVPASDIPGEEAWPTQPFPVLPAPLGIQSVGEKDAWGPTEEAKEGAKKRIAQLRNKGIFTPPSYEGSVMTPGNAGGIHWGGMCVDPKERLLITNINILPAIIRMVPRERQAELEGKGSAVVRGEMGMQRGTPYVMNRDYLFQVDEKGVMMQTTPPWGTLVAIDLNSGLKKWEVPLGYMLDPQKYPGAEKWGSLNFGGAIVTSGNLIFVAASRDGHLRAFDSHTGAELWKYLLPAGGQATPMTYELDGKQYIVMAAGGHGKFSTKMGDYVVAFALEKP, from the coding sequence ATGACCATAAAAGCTCTTGTCTGCGCCTCTCTCCTGCTGGCCAGCAACCCTTATTCTTATGGACAGGCTCCGCGAAAAGCCGCAGCTGTCCACCCTGCCGGGGAATGGCCTGCCTACGGCAATGACGCCGGCGGCATGCGGTATTCACCGTTAAACCAGGTGAATGACAAGAATGTCGCTTCGCTGAAAGTAGCCTGGACCTATCAAACGGGCGAGCTGGGCCTGTATGAAGGAACGGAAGCGATGAAGAAAGCGGCTTTTGAAGCCACGCCGATCATGATCGGCCGCACGCTTTATTTCAGCACACCGGCTGCCAGGGTATTTGCGGTAGATGCGGCCACCGGCAAAGAGCAATGGGTATATGACCCTGCGATCAACCTGCACACGGGCTACTCCGAGGTCACCTCACGGGGCGTTTCGGCCTGGCCTGCAGGTGGCAGCGACAAGGGCAAAGGAGCCAGCAGGATCTTCGTGGCCACGATCGATGGCCGCCTGATCGCACTGGATGCCAAAACAGGCAAACCGATCAGCTCGTTTGGTGACCGGGGCACGGTTGACCTCAACAAGGGCATGGGCGGCACCATCAGTGTCACCTCTCCACCTGCAATTATAGGCAATACGATCATCGTAGGATCGGCCATGGGAGATAACCAGCGATTTGATTATCCTCCCGGCACGGTGCGTGCCTATGATGTGATCACCGGTGCTTTGAAATGGGGATGGGACCCGATACCGCGCGATTCTACGAATAAAGCCTGGTATACCTGGAATGGACCGAAGGCACACAAAACAGGCGCAGCCAATGCGTGGGCCACGCTTTCGGTGGATGCTGCACGTGACATGGTGTTTGTGCCTACGAGCAGCCCTAGTCCTGATTACTATGGCGGTGAGCGCCTGGGACAAAATCTATATGGCAATTCGATTGTCGCCTTGCGCGCCTCCACGGGTAAGCTGGTATGGTATTACCAGGTGGTGCACCATGACCTGTGGGACTATGACATTGCCGCACAACCGGTGCTTACAGATATTATGAAAGCAGGAAAGAAGGTACCCGCGGTAATAGTGGGTACGAAGATGGGACATATATTTATCCTGGACCGCACGACAGGCATACCCTTATTCCCTGTGGAAGAAAGACGAGTACCAGCTTCTGATATTCCCGGAGAAGAAGCCTGGCCCACACAACCATTCCCGGTATTGCCTGCACCATTGGGCATCCAAAGCGTAGGTGAAAAGGATGCCTGGGGCCCTACTGAAGAAGCAAAGGAAGGCGCTAAGAAAAGGATCGCTCAACTCAGGAACAAGGGCATTTTCACGCCGCCCTCCTATGAAGGATCGGTGATGACACCAGGCAATGCAGGCGGCATTCACTGGGGTGGTATGTGCGTGGACCCGAAAGAACGGTTACTGATCACGAATATTAACATACTGCCCGCCATTATACGCATGGTACCGCGTGAAAGGCAAGCAGAGCTGGAAGGCAAAGGAAGCGCCGTAGTACGGGGAGAAATGGGTATGCAGCGGGGAACACCTTATGTGATGAACCGGGATTATCTCTTCCAGGTAGATGAGAAAGGGGTGATGATGCAGACAACTCCCCCCTGGGGTACGCTGGTTGCCATCGACCTGAACAGTGGTCTCAAAAAATGGGAGGTGCCGCTGGGTTATATGCTGGACCCCCAAAAATATCCTGGTGCAGAAAAATGGGGTTCGCTCAATTTCGGAGGCGCCATTGTAACAAGCGGCAACCTGATCTTTGTAGCGGCTTCGCGTGATGGTCATCTACGCGCTTTTGATTCGCATACGGGTGCAGAGCTTTGGAAATACCTGCTGCCTGCCGGTGGACAAGCCACACCGATGACGTATGAACTGGATGGCAAACAATACATCGTGATGGCGGCGGGCGGTCATGGAAAATTTTCCACGAAGATGGGTGATTATGTGGTGGCGTTTGCGCTGGAGAAACCGTGA
- a CDS encoding acyltransferase family protein, with protein sequence MKSLRTKLPYDTANEVVVNDWFPSLNGLRAISITLVILHHLGKTTNIFQSISTHKWLMPFLRFIQDGQLGVNIFFVISGFLITSLLLKEEERTHTVSMKQFFLKRVLRIFPAYYFMLFVYVGMNAVGLIHVSAPSFLTAFTFTKQFNWSLDWFTAHGWSLSIEEIFYLCWPAIFIRGHKFRKLAVWALIVFVPVCRVFVHFYPISWMSELSLFWRIDAIATGCLLALYRNRILVLLSAHWKLLFWCSIFALLGLRYFQSLAGLVQAGFIFIPLGLTDGTIANALIGIILMYSVFGPHKYWFSFLNLKWVSFIGTISFSIYLWQQLFISGIDWWIAQFPQNLVAVAAMALFSFYMIETPFLRLKSKLATTDQYSVRRRLAILLGSLIPHRAQKLATTPVKPKRKHNMLYFLSFGWVWTIFHIFKD encoded by the coding sequence GTGAAAAGCTTAAGGACTAAATTGCCTTATGACACTGCTAATGAGGTAGTTGTCAACGATTGGTTCCCTTCCTTAAATGGATTGAGGGCCATCAGTATCACCTTGGTTATTCTACACCACCTAGGCAAGACTACCAATATTTTCCAAAGCATCTCTACCCACAAATGGCTAATGCCCTTCCTCCGGTTTATCCAGGATGGCCAACTGGGCGTCAACATATTTTTCGTCATCTCGGGTTTTTTGATCACTTCCCTATTACTAAAAGAAGAAGAGAGAACTCATACCGTTTCCATGAAGCAATTCTTTCTGAAGAGAGTATTGCGCATCTTCCCGGCTTATTATTTCATGTTATTCGTATACGTAGGGATGAATGCCGTTGGGTTGATCCATGTAAGCGCCCCGTCCTTTTTAACCGCTTTTACTTTTACCAAGCAATTCAATTGGAGCCTCGATTGGTTTACAGCCCACGGCTGGTCACTCAGCATTGAAGAGATCTTTTACCTATGCTGGCCAGCCATTTTTATTAGGGGCCATAAGTTCAGGAAACTGGCTGTATGGGCCCTCATTGTTTTCGTTCCTGTATGCAGGGTTTTTGTACACTTCTATCCCATTAGCTGGATGAGCGAACTGTCCCTCTTTTGGCGTATCGATGCCATCGCCACCGGTTGCTTGCTGGCATTGTATAGGAACAGGATACTTGTTTTACTCAGTGCTCACTGGAAACTGCTGTTTTGGTGTTCCATCTTCGCCTTGCTGGGACTAAGGTATTTTCAATCCCTGGCCGGCCTCGTGCAGGCAGGATTTATCTTTATTCCACTAGGTCTCACCGATGGCACTATTGCCAATGCTTTGATAGGCATTATACTCATGTATTCCGTTTTCGGTCCTCACAAATATTGGTTCAGTTTCCTTAACCTGAAATGGGTAAGTTTCATAGGGACCATATCATTCAGCATCTATTTGTGGCAGCAGCTGTTTATCAGCGGTATCGATTGGTGGATAGCACAATTCCCCCAAAACCTGGTGGCTGTTGCAGCAATGGCCTTATTCTCTTTTTATATGATTGAAACCCCTTTCCTCCGGCTCAAGTCAAAACTGGCTACAACTGATCAATACAGTGTACGTCGCCGGTTGGCGATACTACTGGGAAGTTTAATACCTCATAGAGCGCAAAAGTTGGCCACAACACCTGTAAAGCCAAAAAGGAAACACAATATGTTGTACTTCCTTTCTTTCGGATGGGTATGGACCATCTTCCACATTTTTAAGGATTGA
- a CDS encoding FAD-dependent monooxygenase — MNATLESKQSVPNQSTYDVIISGGGPVGLFLAGELALANCSVLVLEKADHPQSILKQVPFGIRGLSAPTIEALYRRGLLGELELHKRLKNPHANAVQGPRRQAGHFAGIPFHDGDIDTTQWKYRLPSSTATSLISEMQELETVLTHRAAALGVEIRRGLAITGFHQTEDEVTVQAGTLSFTGKWLVGCDGSRSVVRKTGGFEFAGTEPAFTGYSVKADIADPEKLKPGRNVTARGMYLQSQPGYLAIQDFDGGAFHDSGEAVTLEYVQAVLRRISDTDVTISALHIATTWTDRARQATSYRKGRVLLAGDAAHIHSPLGGQGLNLGLGDAMNLGWKLAATIQQKAPEGLLDSYYTERHPIGAQVLDWSRAQVAIMQPDAAGRALNAIFRDLMQTRDGATYMAGRVWGIFTHYDLGTEHPLTGYSVPNFELEDGTTIGDLMQDGLGILLDFDKHASLNALADAYSDQLKYVSGATAMGVKEKLGLRAVLIRPDGMIAWATEKEPDRNELQQAIGRWFVGNAGVNP, encoded by the coding sequence ATGAACGCTACTCTTGAAAGCAAACAATCTGTACCTAATCAATCGACATATGATGTCATCATTTCCGGCGGAGGACCTGTAGGTCTGTTCCTCGCGGGTGAACTGGCACTGGCCAACTGTTCGGTCCTGGTATTGGAGAAGGCAGACCATCCTCAGTCCATTTTAAAGCAGGTTCCGTTTGGTATACGGGGACTCTCCGCACCTACTATTGAAGCGCTTTACCGCCGTGGATTGCTCGGAGAACTTGAGCTACATAAACGTCTTAAAAATCCACATGCCAACGCAGTACAAGGGCCTCGTCGCCAGGCAGGGCACTTTGCCGGCATACCCTTCCACGATGGTGATATTGACACCACTCAATGGAAGTACCGCCTGCCCAGCTCTACGGCAACCAGTTTGATCTCTGAGATGCAGGAGCTGGAAACGGTATTGACGCACCGCGCAGCAGCGTTGGGTGTTGAGATCAGGCGCGGGCTTGCTATTACCGGATTTCATCAAACGGAGGACGAGGTAACTGTTCAGGCAGGCACCTTATCTTTTACTGGTAAATGGCTGGTGGGTTGTGATGGAAGCCGTAGTGTTGTTCGCAAGACAGGCGGTTTTGAATTTGCCGGTACGGAACCGGCATTTACGGGTTACTCGGTTAAAGCGGACATAGCCGATCCGGAGAAACTTAAACCCGGGCGTAACGTGACAGCAAGGGGCATGTACCTGCAATCGCAACCAGGCTACCTGGCGATCCAGGATTTTGATGGCGGGGCATTTCATGATTCGGGAGAGGCAGTGACGCTGGAGTATGTGCAAGCGGTGTTGCGCCGCATATCGGACACGGATGTTACGATCAGCGCGCTGCATATCGCCACTACCTGGACTGACCGGGCCAGGCAGGCCACCAGCTACCGCAAGGGACGGGTACTTTTAGCGGGTGATGCGGCACATATTCATTCACCACTAGGAGGCCAGGGGCTAAACCTTGGCCTGGGCGATGCGATGAACCTCGGCTGGAAGCTTGCCGCCACCATTCAACAGAAAGCGCCGGAAGGCTTGCTGGACAGTTACTATACTGAACGGCATCCCATTGGCGCCCAGGTGCTGGATTGGTCGCGCGCGCAGGTAGCCATCATGCAACCGGACGCAGCGGGCCGTGCACTGAACGCCATCTTCCGGGACCTGATGCAAACGCGGGATGGCGCCACCTATATGGCAGGGCGGGTATGGGGCATTTTCACTCATTACGATCTTGGTACGGAACACCCTTTGACAGGCTATAGTGTTCCCAACTTTGAGTTGGAAGATGGCACAACCATTGGCGATTTAATGCAGGATGGGCTGGGCATACTGCTCGACTTCGACAAGCATGCATCGCTCAACGCTTTAGCGGATGCATACAGTGATCAACTGAAGTATGTTTCGGGTGCAACAGCAATGGGAGTGAAAGAAAAACTGGGTTTGCGTGCTGTATTGATCCGCCCTGATGGAATGATCGCCTGGGCTACGGAGAAAGAGCCGGATCGCAATGAACTTCAACAGGCCATAGGCCGCTGGTTTGTTGGTAACGCAGGGGTCAATCCTTAA